A single genomic interval of Pyrobaculum arsenaticum DSM 13514 harbors:
- a CDS encoding radical SAM/SPASM domain-containing protein, which translates to MIPISVMVAGVGTTSFKVKGRFGVQKPSDFSAPLRPIVSWNITRRCNLRCVHCYIDAGPAEAGELTTKEALDVVDQMAEVGVPLILFTGGEPLIRPDFFEIAEQARDVGIKLVLSTNGTLITPEVAKRLREVGFVYVGVSLDSVSADFHDKFRGVPGSFAGALAGIKNAVAAGLDVGLRFVVTAKNIHEVGHYVDFAAALGVKRITFYHLSAAGRAQKLEEDWWYTPQQYRQFIETLISKARQYAGVLEIETTLAPYDGIYIALTLGGGDAKYLEFVESTGGCGRKIVSIYPNGDVYPCQFVDFYKLGNVREKRLREILAPERLAPFVETDKFLKGPKCSACPYKRYCKGGDRTRAYYLTGDIFGDDPLCPIPTLFNDKK; encoded by the coding sequence ATGATTCCTATCAGCGTAATGGTTGCCGGTGTGGGCACCACCTCTTTTAAAGTCAAGGGCAGATTCGGCGTACAGAAACCCAGCGACTTCTCAGCACCTCTTAGGCCTATTGTGAGCTGGAATATCACTAGGCGGTGCAACCTACGCTGTGTCCACTGCTACATAGACGCGGGGCCTGCCGAGGCTGGAGAGCTGACCACGAAGGAGGCTCTGGACGTCGTTGACCAAATGGCCGAGGTGGGGGTACCTTTGATATTGTTTACGGGGGGCGAACCGCTGATCCGCCCCGACTTCTTCGAAATCGCCGAACAAGCGAGGGACGTGGGGATTAAGCTTGTGCTTTCCACAAACGGCACCCTCATCACGCCGGAGGTGGCTAAAAGGCTGAGGGAGGTCGGCTTCGTCTATGTGGGAGTTAGCCTAGACTCGGTGAGCGCTGACTTCCACGACAAGTTTAGGGGGGTGCCTGGTAGCTTCGCCGGGGCTCTTGCAGGCATAAAAAACGCCGTGGCCGCCGGCCTCGACGTCGGCCTCCGTTTCGTGGTCACAGCGAAGAACATACACGAGGTAGGCCACTACGTCGACTTCGCCGCCGCGCTGGGCGTCAAGCGCATAACCTTCTACCACCTCTCTGCCGCTGGGAGGGCCCAAAAGCTGGAGGAGGACTGGTGGTACACCCCGCAACAGTATAGGCAGTTTATCGAAACCCTAATATCTAAGGCGAGGCAGTACGCCGGCGTGTTAGAAATTGAGACCACTCTTGCCCCATACGATGGCATTTACATAGCCCTGACCCTGGGCGGGGGGGACGCCAAGTATCTAGAATTTGTGGAGTCCACAGGGGGGTGTGGCAGAAAGATCGTGTCAATCTACCCAAACGGCGATGTGTACCCGTGCCAGTTCGTTGACTTCTACAAGCTTGGCAACGTCCGGGAGAAGAGGCTAAGAGAAATCTTAGCCCCCGAGAGATTGGCTCCCTTCGTTGAGACAGATAAATTCCTCAAAGGCCCTAAGTGCTCAGCCTGTCCTTACAAGAGGTACTGCAAGGGCGGGGACAGGACCAGGGCGTACTATCTGACCGGCGACATATTTGGCGACGATCCCCTCTGCCCCATACCGACTTTGTTCAACGACAAAAAATGA
- the hemC gene encoding hydroxymethylbilane synthase gives MRLVVATRGSKLSMLQTEELLAQIKAVEPSIEFEIKIVKTTGDEVQDKPLYQIGVKGIFEKEVNLAVLRGEADVAVHSLKDLPSELSPGLVLAGFSKRAPPFDAVVSTAGYVLETLPRGALVGTSSVRRAEFVKAIRPDVRVEPLRGNVDTRINKILQGKYDAAIMAVAGIYRLYGASPPIKLAVLRPEVLPPPPGQGIVAAVVREADSWLIDLLKKASDPKASLEAIAEREFLKAVGAGCHVAIGGVAFARNDTVEFIAGYASGGRKYIVRVVGDDPVEVGRRAAEEIRKFKDGDV, from the coding sequence ATGAGACTAGTAGTGGCAACTAGGGGGAGCAAGCTGAGCATGCTCCAAACAGAGGAGTTGCTCGCGCAGATAAAGGCCGTTGAGCCTAGCATTGAGTTCGAGATAAAGATCGTGAAGACGACTGGAGATGAGGTACAAGACAAGCCGCTTTATCAGATAGGGGTAAAGGGCATTTTCGAGAAGGAGGTAAACCTGGCGGTGCTGAGGGGCGAGGCGGATGTCGCTGTGCATTCGCTTAAGGATCTCCCGTCGGAGCTTTCGCCGGGGCTTGTCCTCGCCGGGTTTTCTAAAAGGGCGCCGCCCTTCGATGCGGTAGTAAGCACGGCTGGGTACGTCCTCGAAACGTTGCCCCGGGGCGCTTTGGTCGGCACCTCCAGCGTTAGGAGAGCTGAGTTCGTGAAGGCTATCAGGCCCGATGTGAGGGTTGAGCCGCTGAGGGGGAACGTCGATACTAGGATCAACAAAATACTCCAGGGTAAGTACGATGCTGCTATTATGGCAGTCGCCGGCATATATAGGCTATACGGAGCCTCGCCCCCCATAAAGCTGGCAGTCTTGAGGCCTGAGGTCTTGCCCCCACCGCCAGGCCAGGGCATCGTCGCGGCCGTTGTGAGGGAGGCCGATAGTTGGTTAATTGATTTGTTAAAGAAGGCGAGCGACCCCAAAGCCTCGTTGGAAGCAATTGCTGAGAGGGAATTCCTCAAGGCCGTGGGCGCCGGTTGTCATGTGGCTATCGGAGGCGTGGCATTCGCTAGAAATGACACTGTGGAATTCATAGCGGGATACGCCTCCGGCGGCAGGAAGTACATAGTCAGGGTTGTAGGCGACGACCCTGTTGAGGTGGGGCGGAGGGCCGCGGAGGAAATCCGTAAGTTTAAAGACGGAGACGTTTAG
- a CDS encoding Lrp/AsnC family transcriptional regulator, with translation MDTKTVDLLMEVQYNFPLVERPFLAVAERIGASEEWVISKLREAVTWGVLKRIGAILNYRSRGLTAALVGMAVPEDVIEEVAAEVNRDPYVSHNFQRDYKPYNLWFVTKAQTKEELEAKIAAVAKKYGLDYIILYSLRSYKVDVRFDLRKGISWTKGYIMPENPPSVSEAGVPMAFFGKIKSLPLTPEPFKEAAQVLGVSVQEALQKIRQLIELGILRDLHATLDGEKAGFRENAMVVMRDAKCEEIAGLPISTHVVLRNTVPGKWEYPCYFMVHGVSRQVIEDYVGEALRKLGVREYKLLYSVRDFLGGREMARRVEKVAED, from the coding sequence ATGGACACGAAGACGGTGGATCTCCTCATGGAGGTGCAGTACAACTTCCCCCTTGTCGAGAGACCCTTCCTTGCCGTCGCCGAGAGGATAGGCGCCAGCGAGGAGTGGGTGATAAGTAAGCTGAGGGAGGCCGTTACATGGGGCGTTTTGAAAAGGATAGGGGCAATCCTAAACTACAGAAGCCGAGGTCTCACGGCGGCGCTGGTGGGCATGGCGGTTCCCGAGGACGTAATAGAAGAGGTCGCCGCCGAGGTGAACAGAGACCCCTACGTCAGCCACAACTTCCAGCGGGACTACAAGCCGTACAACCTGTGGTTCGTAACGAAGGCCCAGACGAAGGAGGAGCTGGAGGCCAAGATAGCCGCCGTCGCGAAGAAGTACGGGCTAGATTACATCATTCTGTATTCGCTTAGGAGCTACAAGGTGGACGTCCGCTTCGATCTCAGAAAGGGCATTTCCTGGACCAAAGGCTACATAATGCCGGAGAACCCCCCAAGCGTCTCCGAGGCGGGCGTCCCAATGGCGTTTTTCGGCAAGATAAAATCCCTGCCCTTGACCCCCGAGCCTTTTAAAGAGGCGGCGCAGGTCCTAGGCGTGTCGGTGCAGGAGGCCTTGCAGAAGATAAGGCAGCTCATAGAGCTGGGCATACTCCGCGACCTCCACGCCACTTTAGACGGAGAGAAAGCCGGTTTTAGGGAAAACGCCATGGTGGTGATGAGAGACGCCAAGTGCGAGGAAATAGCGGGGTTGCCCATCTCCACTCACGTCGTCCTCCGCAACACAGTGCCTGGGAAGTGGGAATACCCGTGTTACTTTATGGTGCACGGCGTGTCAAGACAAGTCATTGAGGACTACGTCGGGGAGGCGTTGAGGAAGCTTGGCGTGAGGGAGTATAAGTTACTCTACAGCGTCAGGGACTTCCTAGGCGGGAGGGAAATGGCACGGCGCGTAGAGAAGGTGGCTGAGGACTAA
- the hemB gene encoding porphobilinogen synthase produces MHVRFPQHRPRRLRASKLIRDAVAETSLDPSDFIYPIFVKPSGEKEQIPSMPGQYRWPVGDELTRHVEEALALGVNKVILFGVVPDELKDSAGSPGYDPHGVVPNAIRLLKQTFGDKLLVFADVCLCEYTDHGHCGIVRERRGRWYVDNDETIKLYAKEAVTYADAGADFVAPSGMMDGQVAEIRKALDAHGFHDVGIMAYSAKYASAFYGPFRVAAASAPKFGDRRTYQMDPRNAYEAVKEVMLDLEEGADIVMVKPALAYLDVIRLVKTHYPWAPLAAYNVSGEYSMVKAAASLGYVDERIVTLEILTAIKRAGAQLILTYHALEAARWLKEGVPF; encoded by the coding sequence ATGCATGTGCGGTTCCCCCAGCACAGGCCTAGGCGTCTCAGAGCCAGCAAGCTGATTAGAGACGCCGTGGCGGAGACGTCGTTAGATCCCAGCGACTTCATATACCCCATTTTTGTCAAGCCTTCCGGCGAGAAGGAGCAAATACCCTCCATGCCCGGCCAGTACAGGTGGCCAGTGGGGGACGAATTGACAAGGCACGTGGAGGAGGCCCTCGCCTTGGGCGTGAACAAGGTGATTCTCTTCGGGGTGGTGCCCGACGAGCTTAAAGACTCGGCTGGGTCCCCTGGCTACGACCCACACGGCGTGGTGCCGAACGCCATCCGGTTGCTAAAACAGACCTTCGGCGACAAGTTGCTTGTGTTCGCCGATGTCTGTCTCTGCGAGTACACAGACCACGGCCACTGCGGCATTGTAAGAGAGAGGCGGGGAAGGTGGTATGTGGACAACGACGAGACTATAAAGCTGTACGCAAAAGAGGCAGTGACCTACGCCGACGCCGGTGCGGATTTTGTAGCGCCGAGCGGCATGATGGACGGGCAAGTAGCCGAAATAAGAAAAGCCCTAGACGCCCACGGCTTCCACGACGTGGGGATAATGGCCTACAGCGCCAAGTACGCCTCTGCGTTCTATGGCCCTTTCAGAGTGGCGGCGGCCTCTGCGCCTAAGTTCGGCGACAGGAGGACGTACCAGATGGACCCCAGAAACGCCTACGAGGCCGTCAAGGAGGTTATGCTCGACTTAGAAGAAGGCGCAGATATCGTCATGGTCAAGCCGGCGCTGGCATACCTCGACGTAATCCGCCTCGTGAAGACGCACTACCCGTGGGCGCCCCTCGCCGCTTACAATGTGTCGGGGGAGTACTCCATGGTCAAAGCCGCCGCCTCCCTCGGCTACGTAGACGAACGCATCGTCACGTTGGAGATACTAACCGCCATAAAGAGGGCAGGAGCTCAGCTAATCCTCACCTACCACGCCCTCGAAGCCGCCAGGTGGTTGAAGGAGGGCGTGCCGTTTTAG
- a CDS encoding precorrin-2 dehydrogenase/sirohydrochlorin ferrochelatase family protein, whose protein sequence is MRIPLWVEASRLKVLVFGGGSVGARRAKFFSAAGAEVRVLAKKVVPELQVLGVEIKLVDLYQYDPSDDIRWADVVVVAVDDPVLAEQLFRKAESMGKLVNDATDASRTHVVVPYERVVGGLRIAVTSEGAAGTPARLSLDVIEGCIKNSWIPLFFQIYKQLKAEAKEAIKETKKRLAYYQALVEDEEFLELVKAGRAQEALARGRAIMSKILNLA, encoded by the coding sequence ATGAGAATCCCTCTTTGGGTGGAGGCCTCTAGACTTAAGGTTCTGGTCTTCGGAGGGGGGTCCGTGGGCGCCAGGAGGGCTAAGTTCTTCTCGGCGGCCGGGGCGGAGGTCAGGGTGTTGGCCAAGAAGGTGGTGCCGGAGCTTCAAGTATTAGGTGTTGAGATCAAGCTCGTAGATCTCTACCAGTACGACCCCTCCGACGATATTCGATGGGCCGACGTCGTGGTTGTGGCTGTCGACGACCCCGTCCTCGCCGAGCAGCTGTTCAGAAAAGCTGAGTCGATGGGGAAGCTCGTAAACGACGCCACAGACGCCTCAAGGACGCATGTGGTGGTTCCCTACGAGCGGGTGGTAGGGGGATTGAGAATAGCCGTCACGAGCGAAGGGGCGGCTGGCACACCAGCCCGCCTTTCGCTAGACGTAATAGAAGGCTGTATCAAAAACAGCTGGATCCCCCTCTTTTTCCAGATCTACAAACAACTTAAGGCAGAGGCGAAAGAGGCTATAAAAGAGACGAAAAAAAGACTTGCCTACTACCAAGCCTTGGTAGAGGACGAGGAGTTTCTCGAACTGGTAAAGGCGGGGAGAGCCCAGGAGGCCCTAGCCAGGGGCAGGGCAATAATGTCAAAAATATTAAATTTAGCTTGA
- a CDS encoding uroporphyrinogen-III synthase, translating into MSVDSRVVVVRVKDGPCPEGALCVSIGRVVPRRGVEVPDGDYLVVMSPVVADAVDIAALAGRFRCVICVGPSTAARVGKCVVPREYTSYGIAELLKSLAPGRVVVLRSSSGNEVLRSLVPNVVEVAVYDLVIDEERVREVVGILSRAEAVVLTSAKVAEAVAKYVDLRGRTVVAIGSVTSQKLVQLGVPHLVAEEATIKSAVEAALRAIG; encoded by the coding sequence ATGTCTGTGGATTCCCGAGTAGTAGTGGTGAGGGTAAAAGACGGCCCGTGTCCGGAGGGGGCTCTCTGCGTGTCGATTGGGAGGGTTGTGCCTAGAAGGGGGGTGGAGGTGCCTGACGGCGACTACTTAGTTGTGATGAGCCCAGTTGTAGCGGACGCCGTTGATATCGCGGCGTTGGCGGGGAGGTTTAGGTGTGTGATTTGTGTTGGCCCCTCCACCGCGGCGAGGGTTGGGAAGTGTGTGGTGCCGCGTGAATATACGAGCTATGGGATCGCCGAGCTTTTGAAAAGCCTCGCCCCGGGCCGGGTTGTGGTTTTAAGGTCTAGCTCGGGGAACGAAGTTTTGCGGTCATTAGTGCCTAATGTCGTCGAGGTAGCGGTGTACGACCTCGTAATAGACGAGGAGAGGGTCAGAGAGGTTGTGGGAATTTTAAGCCGCGCCGAGGCTGTGGTCTTGACGAGCGCAAAAGTGGCGGAGGCCGTGGCGAAATATGTGGATCTAAGGGGGAGAACTGTCGTGGCTATCGGTAGCGTGACTTCCCAAAAGCTGGTCCAGCTCGGCGTCCCCCACCTAGTGGCTGAGGAGGCGACAATTAAAAGTGCAGTTGAGGCGGCGCTTAGGGCGATTGGTTAA
- the cobA gene encoding uroporphyrinogen-III C-methyltransferase yields the protein MGVVYIVGAGPGDPELITVKGLRLIERADVILHDRLVSRELLRFAKPGALIVDVGKSPGGAGPTQEEINHMLLSYAAKYDVVVRLHGGDPLVFGRGFEECLYLAERGVPCEIVPGVTSGLAAPAKYYIPPVLRGVASSVALVTGREDPAKGVRQVDFKKLAAAVDTIIIYMGASAAGDIANDLLAGGLPADTPVAVIKSAFFPDEEFKVFRLGDLGPVPNPSIIVVGRVVERGLHLRRLRDGTPS from the coding sequence GTGGGCGTTGTGTATATCGTGGGGGCTGGACCCGGCGATCCTGAACTTATAACTGTGAAAGGGTTAAGGCTAATAGAAAGGGCCGACGTGATTCTCCACGACCGCCTTGTTTCGAGGGAGCTTCTAAGATTTGCCAAGCCTGGCGCCTTGATTGTAGACGTGGGGAAGAGCCCAGGCGGGGCCGGGCCAACACAGGAGGAGATTAACCACATGCTTCTCTCATATGCGGCTAAGTACGACGTCGTTGTGAGGCTCCACGGCGGCGACCCCCTCGTCTTTGGGCGTGGGTTTGAGGAGTGTCTATACCTAGCAGAAAGGGGGGTTCCATGCGAGATCGTGCCGGGGGTGACCAGCGGATTGGCGGCCCCAGCCAAGTATTACATACCCCCAGTCCTTAGGGGAGTGGCCAGCTCTGTCGCGTTGGTCACGGGTCGGGAGGATCCCGCAAAGGGTGTCCGCCAGGTGGATTTCAAGAAGCTCGCCGCCGCGGTAGATACGATAATAATATACATGGGGGCATCGGCGGCTGGTGACATAGCCAATGACCTACTCGCCGGGGGCCTTCCTGCAGACACGCCAGTGGCAGTTATAAAGTCGGCGTTTTTCCCAGATGAGGAGTTTAAAGTGTTCAGGCTCGGCGATCTCGGCCCCGTGCCTAACCCCAGCATTATCGTAGTAGGCAGAGTCGTGGAAAGGGGGCTACACCTACGGCGGCTAAGGGACGGAACGCCATCTTGA
- the hemL gene encoding glutamate-1-semialdehyde 2,1-aminomutase, protein MLFERARQVFPGGVNSPARALKHLPSSLVARAASGPYLYTDRGRLVDYCMAFGAIILGHAHPRVKRAVEEQLERGWIYALLTEQEVEFAEAIRRHMPSVEKMRIVNTGTEATMNAIRLARGYTKRDVIIKFDGNFHGSHDYVLVKAGSGAATWGIPTSAGVPQDVVKLTVVAPYNDVDAFLKAVKEVGDRLAAVIAEPVAGNYGLIIPDAEFLKALREETKRVGALLIFDEVITGFRLGLGGAQGRFGIRPDLTTLGKAVGGGFPIGIFGGRAEVMDLVAPSGPVYNAGTYNAHPVSVTAGLAVLKELETGEPFRTADEAAERLAKGIEDIAGRLGFDVVVKKIASMFQFYFKKGDVKTPQDVRESNEKMYLKLHEIALRHGVYLTPSQFEVNFTSAAHTREVVEETLAALEKAFQQLKTEIG, encoded by the coding sequence ATGCTTTTTGAAAGGGCTAGGCAAGTCTTCCCCGGCGGGGTTAATTCCCCTGCCAGGGCTCTCAAACACCTCCCGTCGTCGCTCGTCGCAAGGGCCGCCTCTGGGCCCTACCTATACACCGACCGCGGGAGGCTTGTGGACTACTGCATGGCGTTTGGCGCCATAATCCTCGGCCACGCCCACCCCCGGGTGAAAAGGGCCGTGGAGGAGCAGCTGGAGAGGGGCTGGATATACGCCCTGCTCACCGAGCAGGAGGTGGAATTCGCCGAGGCCATAAGGCGGCACATGCCCTCTGTGGAGAAGATGCGGATAGTGAATACTGGAACCGAGGCCACGATGAACGCCATAAGGCTCGCCCGGGGCTACACGAAGCGCGACGTGATAATTAAATTCGACGGAAACTTTCACGGCTCCCACGACTATGTTTTGGTCAAGGCCGGCTCCGGGGCGGCGACTTGGGGCATACCCACAAGCGCCGGCGTGCCGCAAGACGTAGTCAAGCTGACGGTAGTGGCGCCTTACAACGACGTAGACGCATTCCTCAAGGCAGTAAAGGAAGTGGGGGACAGACTAGCGGCGGTGATTGCGGAGCCGGTGGCGGGGAACTACGGCCTCATAATACCCGACGCGGAGTTTCTTAAGGCGCTGAGGGAGGAGACCAAACGCGTAGGGGCCCTCCTGATATTTGACGAAGTAATTACGGGCTTTAGGCTGGGCCTCGGCGGTGCCCAAGGCCGCTTCGGCATAAGGCCAGACCTCACCACCCTGGGCAAGGCCGTGGGCGGAGGCTTCCCCATCGGTATATTCGGTGGAAGGGCAGAGGTGATGGACTTGGTCGCGCCCAGCGGCCCCGTGTACAACGCAGGCACGTACAACGCCCATCCTGTCTCGGTGACTGCCGGCCTCGCCGTGTTGAAAGAGCTGGAAACCGGTGAGCCCTTCCGCACAGCAGACGAGGCGGCGGAGAGGCTTGCCAAGGGCATAGAGGACATCGCCGGGAGGCTCGGCTTTGACGTGGTCGTGAAGAAGATAGCCTCCATGTTCCAGTTCTACTTCAAGAAAGGCGACGTGAAGACCCCCCAAGACGTCAGGGAGAGCAACGAGAAAATGTACCTAAAACTCCACGAGATCGCGCTTAGACACGGCGTCTACCTAACCCCCTCCCAGTTCGAGGTGAACTTCACATCGGCAGCTCACACCAGAGAGGTGGTCGAGGAGACCCTCGCCGCGCTGGAGAAGGCCTTTCAACAATTAAAGACGGAAATCGGGTAG
- a CDS encoding TIGR04053 family radical SAM/SPASM domain-containing protein produces the protein MRNVQELIRRFHEAPLLVFWESTKACPLACKHCRADAILKPLPGELTTQEGKRLIEQVAQFGDPKPLLIITGGDPLMRADLFELVDYANSLSVPVSLAPAVSPNLTPEVMKEMKQAGVKSVSISLDGAFPETHDELRGVPGSYKETVTAIKTAVEIGLPVQVNTVVWKKSLGELPDVAYLLKNLGVKIWEVFFLIVTGRAREELDITPEEYEAAVQFLVDVSTYGFQVRTVEAPFYRRAKLERLEGRIYDHPLYLQLVDKLRKLLGPPTRGVDPTIVPTRDGFGIIFVAYDGTVHPSGFLPYPLGNVRRQSLVEIYRNHSLLQKMRRGEFGGRCGVCRYKDICGGSRARAFAYYKDPLAEDPACIYKPT, from the coding sequence GTGAGGAACGTACAGGAATTAATCCGCAGATTCCACGAGGCGCCGCTACTGGTCTTCTGGGAGTCGACAAAGGCCTGTCCCCTGGCCTGCAAGCACTGCCGAGCCGACGCCATACTCAAGCCGCTTCCGGGCGAACTCACTACCCAGGAGGGGAAGCGGCTTATAGAGCAGGTGGCCCAATTCGGCGACCCCAAGCCCCTTCTGATTATCACGGGGGGAGACCCCCTAATGAGAGCCGACCTCTTCGAGCTGGTGGACTACGCCAACTCGTTGTCAGTACCTGTATCGCTGGCGCCCGCCGTGTCGCCCAACTTGACGCCAGAGGTGATGAAGGAGATGAAGCAGGCTGGGGTTAAGTCCGTCTCCATCAGCCTAGACGGGGCGTTCCCAGAGACTCACGACGAGCTTAGAGGCGTCCCCGGGAGCTACAAGGAGACAGTCACAGCGATAAAAACCGCCGTGGAGATAGGGCTCCCCGTTCAGGTAAACACCGTCGTCTGGAAGAAATCGTTAGGCGAGCTCCCAGACGTGGCGTACCTCCTCAAAAACCTCGGCGTCAAGATCTGGGAGGTTTTCTTCCTGATAGTCACAGGCCGGGCAAGGGAGGAGTTGGATATCACGCCGGAGGAGTACGAGGCGGCGGTGCAGTTCCTAGTAGACGTGTCGACATACGGCTTTCAAGTCAGGACCGTTGAGGCCCCGTTCTATAGGAGAGCAAAGCTGGAGAGGTTGGAAGGCAGGATCTACGACCACCCCCTCTACCTCCAGCTTGTGGATAAGCTGAGAAAGCTCCTGGGGCCGCCTACCCGCGGCGTCGACCCCACAATTGTGCCGACTAGGGACGGGTTCGGCATCATATTCGTCGCCTACGACGGTACGGTGCACCCCTCCGGCTTTTTGCCCTATCCCCTCGGCAACGTGCGGAGGCAGAGCCTAGTGGAGATATACCGCAACCACTCACTCCTCCAGAAAATGCGCAGGGGGGAGTTCGGTGGGAGATGCGGCGTATGTAGGTACAAAGACATCTGCGGCGGGTCCCGCGCCAGGGCCTTCGCATATTACAAAGACCCCCTAGCCGAGGACCCCGCATGCATTTACAAGCCCACATAA
- a CDS encoding zf-TFIIB domain-containing protein has translation MKLRPICGIELRPRIVYEIEVDTCPKCGGVWLDGGELNKLLAKIREYHDEYYSYEDYRSWEEKYKAERKKKGIFEFFEEIFD, from the coding sequence GTGAAGCTCCGCCCCATTTGCGGGATCGAGCTAAGGCCCCGCATCGTGTATGAAATAGAGGTGGACACCTGCCCTAAATGCGGCGGCGTGTGGCTAGACGGCGGGGAGCTGAACAAACTACTCGCAAAAATTAGGGAATACCACGACGAGTACTACAGCTACGAGGACTACAGGAGCTGGGAGGAGAAGTATAAGGCAGAAAGGAAGAAGAAAGGCATCTTCGAATTCTTCGAGGAGATTTTTGACTAA
- a CDS encoding PaRep2b protein codes for MIKEVWAMWEDGRPRIEVEYEVNGDVKSLSFIWGVMKGGAVIASVRQDEEKAAVLAALTGDESLRGRKGVVTLTAKHLFAMARIKGVGWGLLRWYAEVRGE; via the coding sequence GTGATCAAAGAGGTATGGGCGATGTGGGAAGACGGCAGGCCGAGGATAGAGGTGGAGTACGAAGTAAACGGCGACGTGAAGTCCCTCTCCTTCATCTGGGGCGTGATGAAGGGCGGGGCGGTCATTGCCAGCGTGAGGCAAGACGAAGAGAAAGCCGCCGTCCTGGCGGCGCTGACGGGAGACGAGTCGTTGAGGGGCAGAAAGGGCGTGGTGACGCTTACCGCCAAGCACCTATTCGCCATGGCGAGGATTAAGGGCGTCGGGTGGGGGCTTTTAAGGTGGTACGCCGAGGTAAGGGGCGAGTAG
- a CDS encoding PaRep2b protein, with protein sequence MGGVTDIYKACGGAPWRATKLKNRKVAERLASILSALGAEAKAKNYCKDWRVQLYTDSITAIRRPEWLEASTTSSRSI encoded by the coding sequence ATTGGAGGTGTCACAGATATTTACAAGGCTTGTGGGGGCGCCCCATGGAGAGCCACAAAACTTAAAAACCGTAAAGTAGCGGAGCGCCTCGCCTCAATACTAAGCGCGCTAGGCGCGGAGGCCAAGGCGAAGAATTACTGCAAGGATTGGCGCGTACAGCTATACACCGACTCCATCACGGCGATACGCCGACCAGAGTGGCTGGAGGCTTCTACGACCTCGTCGAGGAGCATCTGA
- a CDS encoding glutamyl-tRNA reductase has product MDLLSPLSAVILTYREADANALGRIGEEMRRCIEVIGPKTPMFVLHTCHRVEAYLYGASEEELSSLVERYKRHVESARILRGIEAARHLFRVAAGLESMLLGETDILGQLEEAYDRQVRAGFTRGLLKTVVERAVRVGKKVRTETGISRGPAGLGSLSIIYVSQFVDLKSAKVAVLGAGAVGAGLAKELAERGVAKLYILNRTLEKATEVAKKTGAEARPLTREEVERCLLECDVVFSAVHTLEYVIDMIPPGASVKVVVDLGVPQSVAPGLPIKVVRLSDLAELAQRYSALRKEEAKKAEAIVEEELEMLPKALAKRAVEEAVAEVMARAVEIAEEEGRRAGCEVAQLAAKTTVKRLLLPIVEELKKMAENGRVEHALEVSQIFTRLVGAPHGEPQNLKTVK; this is encoded by the coding sequence ATGGATCTCCTTTCTCCTCTTTCAGCCGTTATTTTGACTTACAGAGAAGCCGACGCCAATGCATTGGGGCGGATAGGCGAGGAGATGAGGCGTTGCATCGAGGTTATTGGACCCAAGACTCCAATGTTCGTCCTCCACACGTGTCACAGAGTAGAGGCCTACCTCTACGGCGCCTCGGAGGAAGAACTCTCCAGCCTTGTGGAGCGCTACAAAAGGCACGTGGAGTCGGCGCGGATTCTTAGAGGGATCGAGGCCGCCAGGCACCTCTTCAGAGTGGCGGCTGGGCTTGAGTCCATGTTGCTGGGAGAGACGGACATCCTCGGACAGCTTGAGGAGGCCTATGACAGGCAGGTGAGGGCTGGGTTCACCCGGGGTCTTTTAAAGACAGTGGTGGAGAGGGCGGTGAGGGTGGGTAAAAAGGTTAGGACTGAGACGGGGATTTCCAGAGGGCCCGCTGGGCTGGGCTCTCTTTCTATTATATACGTCTCCCAGTTCGTGGACTTGAAGAGCGCCAAGGTGGCGGTTCTTGGGGCGGGGGCTGTGGGGGCTGGGCTGGCCAAGGAGCTGGCGGAGAGGGGGGTGGCGAAGCTATATATACTCAACCGTACTCTCGAAAAGGCTACAGAGGTGGCAAAGAAGACGGGGGCCGAGGCGAGGCCCCTCACTAGGGAGGAGGTGGAAAGATGCCTCTTAGAGTGCGACGTGGTTTTCTCAGCAGTACACACCTTAGAATATGTGATAGACATGATCCCGCCGGGAGCCTCAGTAAAGGTTGTGGTGGATTTGGGTGTTCCCCAGTCAGTGGCGCCGGGCCTCCCGATCAAGGTGGTGAGGCTCTCCGACTTGGCCGAGCTGGCTCAGAGGTACAGCGCCTTGCGAAAAGAGGAGGCGAAGAAGGCAGAGGCCATAGTTGAGGAGGAGCTAGAGATGCTCCCCAAGGCCCTTGCGAAGAGGGCTGTGGAGGAGGCCGTGGCCGAGGTTATGGCAAGGGCAGTGGAGATCGCTGAGGAGGAGGGAAGGAGGGCTGGTTGCGAGGTGGCTCAGCTCGCAGCTAAGACGACGGTGAAGCGGCTCCTACTGCCCATAGTCGAGGAGTTGAAGAAAATGGCGGAGAACGGCCGAGTGGAGCATGCATTGGAGGTGTCACAGATATTTACAAGGCTTGTGGGGGCGCCCCATGGAGAGCCACAAAACTTAAAAACCGTAAAGTAG